A genomic stretch from Cellulomonas sp. KRMCY2 includes:
- a CDS encoding glycosyltransferase, which translates to MSTEPSGVPGEGICVMGRRAFGTGIGHLTESLFELLARKYDVRLWDLHTPAQAGETVCLTSGREISLTHELEGFAVYIYADVLWNGVNYTKYVAPPSSGYRFAYLAFDSDRLPPEWVEILNRDFDAVFFTSAHLIDIALDSGVKIEIGALPLAIDVEAQIARKYRPVAGRRVRFGTLSAYHPRKGLEALVSAFLREFGDSHDAELVIHSNVAHGATATAVRSMVDVARTGNVVLSTDNLTESAKNELLESFDVYVNASAGEGYSVGPREALALGKSLVITDLGAHRPLFGPPGVFEVSTLHDAPAIYPEIDNRQFGFQRVPDPESLRSGLRAAFDFVRSDEAVTSAGERKLLAAEFGLQSLERSYWALVDPDSRNLLRGNGSSRHTQIPVGHQERIRRHGGRHGIRLGSTKIVVPAHDGGFFSLYNTYVSHLVWSLHDSPQRLVLPDWDAGRLLERINPRRPVSYCYSRPDQGNLWNHLFEPPYDLSAADLDDREFLWDGSQKPAAEYNESREPLLTYIHAYRLYQSPDFARIRRQYEPVIRDHIRLRQPLQAELDGFLHRNRDGRFLVAAHIKHPSHAVEQPDGTIADRHAYVELVRQAVAERGISEASDDWAVFLATEQERVVELFREEFGDHVIQFADVQRIPSETDSRFDELRADEKLADGHQLQHIMASDVGLWSPRLAWEVIRDARVMASADVVFHAVSNVATAVSFMSNGVDMRFASA; encoded by the coding sequence ATGAGCACCGAGCCTTCGGGTGTTCCGGGCGAAGGGATCTGCGTCATGGGTCGGCGCGCATTCGGTACCGGAATCGGCCACCTTACCGAGAGCCTGTTCGAGCTCCTCGCGCGCAAGTACGACGTCAGGCTGTGGGACCTCCATACCCCGGCCCAGGCCGGCGAGACGGTCTGTCTGACGAGCGGGCGCGAGATCTCGTTGACCCACGAGCTCGAGGGTTTTGCCGTCTACATCTACGCCGACGTGCTGTGGAACGGCGTGAACTACACCAAGTACGTCGCGCCACCATCGTCGGGCTACAGGTTCGCCTACCTGGCATTCGATTCTGACCGGCTGCCGCCGGAATGGGTCGAGATCCTCAACCGTGACTTCGATGCGGTGTTCTTCACGTCCGCGCACCTCATCGACATCGCACTCGACTCCGGCGTCAAGATCGAGATCGGCGCGCTGCCCCTTGCGATCGACGTCGAGGCGCAGATCGCGCGCAAGTACCGGCCCGTCGCAGGTCGCCGCGTGCGGTTCGGGACGCTCTCGGCATATCATCCGCGGAAGGGCCTGGAGGCCCTCGTCTCAGCCTTCCTGCGGGAGTTCGGCGATTCGCACGACGCGGAACTCGTGATCCACTCGAACGTTGCCCACGGTGCGACAGCGACTGCGGTCCGATCCATGGTCGATGTCGCCCGCACCGGAAACGTGGTGCTCTCCACCGACAATCTGACAGAATCTGCCAAGAACGAGCTCCTCGAGAGTTTCGACGTCTATGTCAACGCCTCGGCGGGTGAAGGCTACTCCGTCGGTCCGCGCGAGGCCCTGGCGCTCGGCAAGAGCCTGGTGATAACGGACCTCGGTGCGCACCGACCGTTGTTCGGGCCGCCCGGCGTCTTCGAGGTGTCCACGCTCCACGACGCTCCCGCGATCTATCCGGAGATCGACAACCGTCAGTTCGGCTTCCAGCGCGTACCGGACCCCGAGTCGCTGCGCTCCGGGCTGCGCGCCGCGTTCGACTTCGTCCGCTCGGACGAGGCCGTGACCTCCGCCGGGGAGAGAAAGCTTCTGGCTGCGGAGTTCGGCCTGCAGTCGCTGGAGCGCTCCTACTGGGCCCTTGTGGATCCCGACTCGCGGAACCTGCTGCGGGGGAACGGGTCCAGTCGGCACACCCAGATTCCCGTCGGGCACCAGGAGCGGATTCGCCGTCACGGGGGTCGGCACGGCATCCGATTGGGGTCGACGAAGATCGTTGTGCCCGCGCACGACGGCGGGTTCTTCTCCCTGTACAACACCTACGTCAGTCACCTGGTGTGGAGCTTGCACGACTCGCCCCAACGACTCGTCCTGCCTGACTGGGATGCAGGTCGTCTGCTCGAGCGGATCAACCCACGCCGGCCGGTCAGCTACTGCTACAGCCGGCCTGATCAGGGCAACCTCTGGAACCACCTGTTCGAGCCGCCATATGACCTCTCTGCAGCTGACCTGGATGATCGGGAGTTCCTCTGGGACGGCTCGCAGAAGCCCGCTGCCGAGTACAACGAGTCGCGGGAGCCGTTGCTCACCTACATCCACGCCTATCGCCTCTACCAGAGCCCCGACTTCGCGCGTATCCGTCGGCAGTACGAGCCGGTGATTCGAGACCACATTCGGCTGCGGCAGCCGCTCCAGGCTGAGCTCGATGGCTTCCTGCACCGGAATCGCGACGGCCGGTTCCTCGTTGCGGCACACATCAAGCACCCCAGCCACGCGGTGGAGCAGCCCGACGGGACGATCGCCGACCGCCATGCGTACGTCGAGCTCGTCCGCCAGGCGGTCGCAGAGCGAGGCATCAGCGAGGCCAGCGACGACTGGGCCGTCTTCCTCGCCACCGAGCAGGAGCGCGTGGTCGAACTCTTCCGCGAGGAGTTCGGCGATCACGTCATCCAATTCGCCGATGTCCAGCGCATCCCGAGCGAGACCGACTCACGCTTCGACGAGCTCCGAGCCGACGAGAAGCTCGCGGATGGTCACCAGCTCCAGCACATTATGGCTTCGGACGTGGGACTATGGTCTCCGCGCTTGGCCTGGGAGGTAATCCGCGATGCCCGCGTCATGGCCTCTGCTGACGTCGTGTTTCATGCGGTGTCGAACGTCGCGACAGCGGTCTCGTTCATGAGCAACGGCGTTGATATGCGGTTCGCTTCGGCGTAG
- a CDS encoding FkbM family methyltransferase, whose product MTERSPEFAPDLTPHEMFWRAMARPLPGADSHVERFMLATATAWIEPGDFVVDLGANHGQHARVLATRLGASGSLLLVEADPSLAADLEKGASLSTIRIDVVNAAVGDHETRDVVFYRHQARDQEGSVFKREDAATYEEVRVPATSLDALLAHRAVPSFVKIDVEGAEFSTLRGATDLLRDHAPLIACEISADSSPESPTFLNYRLSDLVATLTEAGWSLHTLDGRRISESDAVDPTFLMHYQCWLTKAGSRAERFVSTTVPLLAAAFAWGCAETPPYPFHLDKHPVK is encoded by the coding sequence ATGACCGAGCGCTCTCCCGAGTTTGCTCCTGATCTGACTCCGCACGAGATGTTCTGGCGCGCGATGGCGCGACCGCTCCCTGGAGCAGACTCCCACGTCGAACGATTCATGCTTGCCACTGCGACAGCGTGGATCGAGCCAGGCGACTTCGTCGTCGACCTGGGAGCCAACCACGGCCAGCATGCACGGGTCCTTGCCACCCGCCTCGGGGCCAGCGGGTCCCTCTTGCTTGTCGAAGCAGACCCGTCATTGGCGGCCGACTTGGAGAAGGGAGCCTCGCTCTCGACCATCCGGATAGATGTGGTGAACGCGGCCGTAGGCGATCACGAGACGCGCGACGTGGTCTTCTATCGACACCAGGCCCGGGACCAAGAGGGGTCGGTCTTCAAGCGTGAGGACGCGGCGACCTACGAGGAAGTGCGCGTTCCAGCGACCTCCCTGGACGCCCTGCTCGCACACAGGGCGGTACCCAGTTTCGTGAAGATCGACGTCGAGGGGGCCGAGTTCTCGACACTCCGCGGAGCGACCGACCTCTTGCGGGACCACGCGCCCTTGATCGCCTGCGAGATCTCCGCCGACTCCTCACCCGAGAGTCCCACGTTCCTCAACTACCGGCTGAGCGATCTGGTCGCGACCCTCACAGAAGCTGGCTGGTCGCTCCACACCCTCGACGGCCGCAGAATCTCAGAGTCGGACGCTGTGGATCCGACCTTCCTGATGCACTATCAGTGCTGGCTGACGAAGGCAGGCTCCAGGGCAGAGCGATTCGTGAGTACAACTGTCCCACTCCTTGCCGCCGCATTTGCGTGGGGCTGTGCCGAGACGCCCCCTTATCCCTTCCACCTCGACAAACACCCCGTGAAGTGA
- a CDS encoding FkbM family methyltransferase, with protein MDVTAEDARSMKDGGATMDDRPPTFAPNITRDEMFWRSIRRPLPGADSNIERFMLAAATTWIEPGDFVVDLGANHGQHARVFAIRLGRSGSLLLVEADPSLAADLENGALHSSIKIEVVNAAVGDPDSREVVFYRHQTRDQEGSLFRREDGTTYQELRVPATSLDSLLAGRAVPSFVKIDVEGAEFSTLRGAAGLLRDHAPLVACEVSFDSEIESPESLNYTLLELIETLGEANWSLFALDGRRITGPDSGDPQFRMHYQCWLAKSGSRAEQFVTTIVPLLASAFAWASTETPPYPFHLDKHPAT; from the coding sequence ATGGACGTGACAGCCGAAGACGCGAGATCCATGAAGGATGGTGGCGCCACCATGGACGATCGTCCGCCGACGTTCGCTCCCAACATCACCCGGGACGAGATGTTCTGGCGTTCGATCAGACGCCCGCTTCCTGGCGCGGATTCCAACATCGAACGATTCATGCTCGCTGCCGCAACAACATGGATCGAGCCGGGCGACTTCGTGGTCGATCTGGGCGCCAATCATGGGCAGCACGCACGGGTTTTTGCCATTCGCCTCGGCCGCAGCGGCTCCCTCCTGCTCGTCGAAGCGGACCCGTCATTGGCAGCCGACCTGGAGAACGGGGCCCTGCACTCGAGCATCAAGATCGAGGTGGTGAACGCAGCCGTGGGCGACCCCGACTCGCGCGAGGTGGTCTTCTACCGACACCAGACACGGGACCAAGAGGGGTCCCTGTTCAGGCGTGAGGACGGGACGACCTATCAGGAACTCCGGGTGCCCGCGACCTCGCTTGACTCCCTACTCGCGGGGAGAGCGGTGCCCAGCTTCGTGAAGATCGATGTCGAAGGCGCTGAGTTCTCGACCCTCCGCGGGGCGGCCGGGCTCCTGAGGGACCATGCGCCCTTGGTGGCCTGTGAGGTTTCCTTCGACTCCGAGATCGAAAGCCCGGAGTCTCTCAACTACACGCTGCTCGAGCTCATCGAGACCCTGGGAGAGGCCAACTGGTCGCTCTTCGCCTTGGACGGGCGGCGGATCACTGGACCAGACTCGGGCGATCCGCAGTTCCGGATGCACTACCAGTGCTGGCTGGCGAAGTCGGGTTCCCGCGCAGAGCAGTTCGTGACGACGATCGTTCCGCTGCTGGCCTCGGCATTCGCGTGGGCCTCGACCGAGACACCCCCCTATCCCTTCCACCTCGACAAGCACCCTGCGACGTGA
- a CDS encoding GtrA family protein — translation MSAKPVVRFLVVGGGAALLELVTFQVLVMFGMDPVVANVLSFAVGMTTSFAGYRLWSFAGNHTLPIGSQFGAYATLALINVLASSLIIHGLVEAGLQPWISKAGCMALIAGWNFLLLNRLIFHRHPATGN, via the coding sequence ATGTCTGCAAAGCCTGTGGTTCGGTTTCTCGTGGTCGGTGGCGGCGCAGCACTGCTGGAACTGGTGACCTTTCAGGTCCTGGTGATGTTCGGCATGGACCCCGTCGTCGCCAACGTCTTGAGCTTCGCCGTCGGGATGACAACCAGTTTCGCCGGCTACCGCCTGTGGTCGTTCGCCGGGAATCACACGCTTCCGATCGGAAGCCAGTTCGGTGCGTACGCGACACTCGCACTCATCAATGTCCTGGCGTCCTCACTGATCATCCACGGGCTGGTCGAAGCCGGACTGCAGCCGTGGATCTCCAAGGCGGGCTGCATGGCTCTGATCGCCGGATGGAACTTCCTTCTACTCAACCGCCTCATCTTTCATCGCCACCCGGCGACCGGGAACTGA
- a CDS encoding sugar phosphate nucleotidyltransferase translates to MRYGFILAGGTGTRLRPYTFILPKPLIPLGGESIIERVLRSFRDAGLEQVAISLGYLGHLVEAVIGDGSKYAVQVRYTREDEPMGTAGALSLMPFDVADDDVVLVINGDTLTSLDMRELLHWFEGVGADAAMVCVEREVKIDYGVVIADEDGNLLSIHEKPSTLNLLSTGINVISGRALRKLPPNRVDMPDFLMRLAADGGRVVCKTVPDLWMDLGRVEDLAAANDLIERGLI, encoded by the coding sequence ATGCGGTACGGCTTCATCCTTGCTGGGGGCACTGGGACGAGATTGCGGCCATACACATTCATCCTTCCCAAACCGTTGATCCCTCTGGGCGGGGAGTCGATCATCGAGCGGGTGCTCAGATCGTTCCGGGATGCGGGCCTGGAGCAGGTCGCGATCAGCCTCGGCTATCTCGGGCACCTCGTTGAGGCCGTCATCGGCGATGGCTCCAAGTATGCGGTGCAGGTGAGGTACACCCGCGAGGACGAGCCCATGGGTACGGCGGGCGCGCTCAGCCTCATGCCGTTCGATGTCGCGGATGATGACGTGGTCCTGGTCATCAACGGCGACACGCTCACGTCTCTCGACATGCGTGAGCTGCTGCACTGGTTCGAGGGTGTTGGTGCTGACGCCGCAATGGTGTGCGTGGAGCGTGAAGTCAAGATCGACTACGGCGTGGTGATCGCTGACGAGGACGGCAATCTCCTGAGCATCCACGAGAAGCCGTCGACGCTCAACCTGTTGAGCACCGGCATCAACGTCATCAGTGGCAGGGCGCTGCGGAAGTTGCCTCCCAACCGCGTCGACATGCCTGACTTCTTGATGCGCCTGGCCGCCGACGGGGGCCGAGTGGTCTGCAAAACCGTGCCGGACCTGTGGATGGACCTCGGGCGGGTAGAGGACCTTGCGGCGGCGAACGACTTGATCGAGCGCGGGCTCATATGA
- a CDS encoding NAD(P)-dependent oxidoreductase: protein MTEIVLVGASGWFGQHIRDRVPDLIAVSAEAVLTSRGDVVRQLLVGQDRVVVNAAGSRKGTREMMQRLNVDLPEVLAQQINRYGGHLVHLGSAAEYGTSQPDGVCDERGVEAPETDYGRTKLVGTQRVRELGRTTVLRVFNVAASPPQPGSPLADIAERVRSAIASGADVELLSAGTVRDWVRPEFVCESIVHAAVHRPVGVFNLCSGNGVRIGDAVQMALVLLGATVRVNDLGAAPPTIVIGKPDRWSAISRMSERITVSDVAGVLRTTASGSASGTSDGEGVSWKP from the coding sequence ATGACCGAGATCGTCCTGGTCGGTGCATCGGGATGGTTCGGCCAACACATCCGCGATCGCGTACCGGACCTGATTGCGGTGTCAGCAGAGGCAGTGCTCACGAGTCGCGGCGACGTTGTGCGACAGCTGCTCGTCGGGCAAGACCGGGTTGTCGTCAACGCTGCGGGATCGCGCAAGGGCACCCGGGAGATGATGCAGCGGCTCAACGTCGACCTCCCCGAGGTCCTTGCTCAGCAGATCAACCGGTATGGCGGCCACCTGGTCCATCTGGGATCGGCCGCGGAGTACGGGACGAGTCAACCGGATGGTGTTTGCGATGAGCGGGGCGTGGAGGCACCCGAGACGGACTACGGACGTACAAAGCTGGTAGGCACGCAGCGCGTCCGCGAGCTGGGTCGCACGACTGTGTTGCGTGTCTTCAATGTGGCTGCGTCCCCTCCTCAGCCTGGCAGCCCGCTGGCAGACATCGCCGAACGGGTGCGGTCGGCGATTGCCTCAGGAGCCGATGTGGAGCTGTTGTCGGCTGGCACGGTCCGTGACTGGGTGCGGCCGGAATTCGTGTGCGAGAGCATCGTGCACGCCGCGGTCCATCGGCCTGTCGGCGTCTTCAACCTCTGCTCGGGCAACGGTGTGCGCATAGGAGACGCCGTCCAGATGGCGCTGGTGCTCCTGGGGGCGACTGTGCGGGTCAATGACCTCGGGGCGGCACCACCAACGATCGTGATCGGCAAGCCAGACCGCTGGAGCGCGATCTCGCGGATGAGCGAGCGGATCACGGTGTCGGATGTCGCTGGCGTCTTGCGTACAACTGCTTCCGGCTCCGCGTCGGGCACTTCAGACGGGGAAGGAGTCTCGTGGAAGCCTTAG
- a CDS encoding polysaccharide biosynthesis protein, with protein sequence MFEPALSAMSERIFRTYHRSRILITGGAGFIGGQTLRLLLALEPAKVVVADTWENGLAELVRDLRSEGAIREGTIFEPRLVDVTGPLMDRVVRDDGPFDVVLAFAAAKHVRTERDAVSALQMLNVNINGTHRALRAAVESNPDCRLFMVSTDKAADPSSLMGASKRVMEEFVMGELPTVTTTRFANVAFSSGSLLESWLIRLGQGHVLPVPADTTRYFVRALEAGQLCVLASVAPPGSIVVPSDGAVDAVELTVALERTLTSMGLPWRQVEPADAAGHIRDTSCVRVLVTARDTAGEKAAESFVGSAEQRLAWLPAVDTIVPKPPTSGCAEVARWVDLACKAVPGPGVDEIIGRMRAAIPEFSHVTSDRRLDDRI encoded by the coding sequence GTGTTCGAGCCCGCATTGTCCGCGATGTCTGAGCGGATCTTTCGGACCTATCACCGTTCGCGCATACTCATTACCGGGGGTGCCGGGTTCATCGGTGGCCAGACTCTGCGGCTGCTGCTGGCGCTGGAACCGGCGAAGGTTGTCGTCGCCGATACCTGGGAGAACGGTCTGGCGGAGCTGGTGCGTGACCTCCGGTCCGAAGGCGCCATCCGTGAGGGCACGATCTTTGAGCCCCGACTGGTCGATGTCACCGGACCGCTGATGGACCGGGTCGTCCGGGACGACGGGCCCTTCGATGTGGTCCTTGCCTTCGCCGCGGCCAAGCATGTCCGCACCGAACGAGACGCCGTGTCGGCGCTGCAGATGCTGAACGTCAACATCAATGGAACCCACAGGGCCCTGAGAGCGGCTGTCGAGAGCAATCCCGACTGCCGGCTCTTCATGGTGTCCACTGACAAGGCGGCCGATCCCTCCAGCTTGATGGGCGCGAGCAAGCGCGTCATGGAGGAGTTCGTCATGGGTGAGCTGCCCACGGTCACGACGACGCGGTTTGCGAATGTCGCCTTCTCCAGCGGTTCGCTGCTCGAGAGCTGGTTGATCCGACTCGGTCAAGGTCACGTCCTGCCCGTCCCGGCAGACACGACGAGGTACTTCGTCCGAGCACTTGAGGCGGGCCAGCTCTGCGTGCTCGCCTCTGTGGCCCCGCCGGGATCGATCGTCGTGCCGAGTGACGGGGCGGTCGATGCTGTGGAGCTCACTGTCGCCCTTGAGCGGACACTGACCTCCATGGGGCTGCCGTGGCGACAGGTCGAGCCCGCCGATGCGGCCGGGCACATCCGAGACACCTCATGCGTGCGTGTCCTGGTCACCGCACGGGACACCGCAGGGGAGAAGGCAGCCGAGTCGTTCGTCGGCTCTGCCGAACAGCGTCTGGCCTGGTTGCCCGCGGTGGACACGATCGTCCCGAAACCGCCCACCAGCGGGTGCGCGGAGGTCGCGCGCTGGGTCGATCTGGCCTGCAAGGCGGTACCAGGGCCCGGAGTCGACGAGATCATCGGGCGCATGCGCGCGGCGATCCCCGAATTCAGCCATGTCACGAGCGACCGTCGTCTGGATGACCGGATATGA
- a CDS encoding glycosyltransferase family 2 protein has translation MSAATSDAAVPERGTLDIVVPLFNEAEGIGDFHQALVDVLDSLQGRYSWSVIYVIDPSPDGTAQRVREIVDADNRVRAVLLLRRAGHQMSLVAGMERSTADVVITMDGDLQHPPELIPQMLDLYETGVDVVQTVRARTEGQGWLARATSRGFYHLMRRLSRVPMVEGGADYRLMSSRVVGILCHGIVESDRFLRGLIPWLGLPTATLEFVAPARSAGQSKYSFRRSVSLAVSGVVSFSKVPLYLGIVLGLVVGGLGLVSGVVALVMRLAGAEIPAGWTTLVVMVAVLSGMQLVTLGLIGLYLGVVFDEAKKRPQILVAEVVTGRSTREPAPPSGRGSGLAGPRSPRGAAAPGPVGSGVSHQHEVSNSPVPD, from the coding sequence ATGAGTGCAGCCACATCGGACGCCGCCGTGCCGGAACGAGGCACCCTCGACATCGTTGTGCCGTTGTTCAACGAAGCCGAGGGCATTGGCGACTTTCATCAAGCGCTCGTCGATGTGCTCGATTCGCTCCAGGGCCGGTACTCGTGGTCCGTGATCTACGTGATCGACCCCAGTCCCGACGGTACGGCCCAGCGCGTCCGTGAGATTGTCGATGCCGACAACCGTGTTCGGGCCGTCCTGCTCTTGCGGCGTGCCGGACACCAGATGTCGCTCGTGGCTGGCATGGAGCGCAGCACCGCCGACGTTGTCATCACGATGGACGGGGACCTGCAGCATCCGCCCGAGCTCATCCCGCAGATGCTCGACCTGTACGAGACCGGCGTGGACGTCGTCCAGACTGTTCGTGCCAGGACCGAGGGTCAAGGCTGGTTGGCTCGAGCCACGTCTCGGGGGTTCTACCACCTGATGCGGCGCCTCTCCAGGGTGCCGATGGTCGAGGGCGGCGCCGACTATCGGCTGATGTCGTCCAGGGTGGTCGGCATCCTGTGCCATGGGATTGTGGAGAGCGATCGATTCTTGCGCGGCCTGATCCCATGGCTCGGCCTGCCCACGGCGACGCTTGAGTTTGTCGCCCCGGCTCGGAGCGCCGGGCAGAGCAAGTACTCCTTCAGGCGCAGCGTGTCGCTCGCTGTCTCAGGCGTCGTGTCATTCAGCAAGGTTCCGCTCTACCTGGGCATCGTGCTGGGTCTCGTGGTCGGTGGTTTGGGGCTCGTGAGCGGCGTCGTGGCCCTCGTGATGAGGCTCGCGGGGGCGGAGATTCCCGCGGGCTGGACGACCCTGGTTGTGATGGTTGCCGTGCTGTCCGGCATGCAACTGGTCACCTTGGGGCTCATCGGGCTCTACCTCGGCGTGGTATTCGACGAGGCGAAGAAGCGGCCCCAGATTCTCGTGGCTGAGGTCGTGACCGGTCGGTCGACTCGGGAGCCTGCACCGCCTTCTGGGCGAGGCAGCGGTCTTGCAGGCCCTAGGTCGCCCCGTGGCGCGGCTGCTCCAGGACCCGTGGGGTCCGGCGTGTCACATCAGCACGAGGTGAGCAATTCTCCTGTCCCAGACTAG
- a CDS encoding glycosyltransferase family 2 protein: MKVFIQVPCLDEEHTLPAVLASIPTRIDGVDEIEILVIDDGSTDRTLEVARAHGVTHFVHHTRNMGLARSFRDGIDYALAHGADIVVNTDGDNQYPQDRIGDLVQPILAGAADIVIADRQTGTIAHFSPFKKAMQRFGSAIVNAAASTELPDAASGFRAYSRASLLRLNVVTQFSYTMETIIQAGNKRLRIASIPVVTNAKTRESRLFTNIFHHMAKSGAAITRSYLMFKPLVVFVTLAAFFGIIGAIPLIRFVVLWLAGGDTDGHLQSLLLGSIMLVFALLFVALGVLSDLQRMNRVLLEEQLERIKEMQYRR; encoded by the coding sequence ATGAAGGTCTTCATCCAGGTGCCGTGCCTCGACGAGGAGCACACGCTCCCGGCCGTCCTCGCCTCGATCCCTACCCGGATCGACGGGGTGGACGAGATCGAGATCCTGGTCATCGACGACGGGTCGACCGACCGCACCCTCGAGGTCGCACGGGCCCACGGTGTGACGCACTTCGTGCACCACACCCGGAACATGGGACTGGCGCGGTCCTTCCGGGACGGCATCGACTACGCCCTGGCGCACGGTGCGGACATCGTGGTCAACACCGACGGCGACAACCAGTACCCGCAGGACCGGATCGGCGACCTGGTCCAGCCGATCCTGGCCGGTGCGGCGGACATCGTCATCGCCGACCGCCAGACCGGCACGATCGCGCACTTCTCGCCGTTCAAGAAGGCCATGCAGCGGTTCGGCAGCGCCATCGTCAATGCCGCCGCGAGCACCGAGCTGCCGGATGCGGCGAGCGGGTTCCGCGCCTACTCGCGGGCCTCGCTGCTGCGGCTCAACGTCGTGACGCAGTTCAGCTACACCATGGAGACGATCATCCAGGCCGGCAACAAGCGGCTGCGGATCGCGAGCATCCCGGTGGTCACGAACGCCAAGACACGCGAGTCGCGGCTGTTCACGAACATCTTCCATCACATGGCGAAGTCCGGGGCCGCGATCACCCGCAGCTACCTGATGTTCAAGCCGCTCGTCGTCTTCGTGACCCTCGCGGCGTTCTTCGGCATCATCGGCGCGATCCCGCTCATCCGATTCGTCGTGCTGTGGCTGGCCGGTGGGGACACCGACGGCCACCTCCAGTCGCTGCTGCTGGGCTCGATCATGCTCGTCTTCGCGCTGCTCTTCGTCGCCCTCGGTGTGCTCTCCGACCTGCAGCGGATGAACCGCGTGCTGCTCGAGGAGCAGCTCGAGCGGATCAAGGAGATGCAGTACCGCCGCTGA
- a CDS encoding glycosyltransferase family 1 protein: MTAADRAGADRRPADRLHVAMTVEQCWQRVPGGSASYIVALLAALQRRDDVRTTGLSAWHRTPPLPDHTPSGPVRSLGLPRYPLYRAWNWLSAPRPEWVVRDLDVVHAATWAIPPTGRPLVVTVHDVAFLHEPEHFTPRGVRFFTRALDRTRDEAAAVIVPSQATADDCIGAGIDAGRVHVVPHGAPRWTVDATEIAALRARLDLPERFVLWCGTFEPRKNLAGLLQGFALAAQADPELHLVLVGPPGWGQTDHATHVGPWAARVHEVGWLGTNDLRVAYAAATAFCFPSTREGFGLPVLEAMSVGTPVVTSRGTSMAEVVGGTGVLVAPEDPAEIAGGMLRAVGPEHDALGAAGLRRSEDFTWDRAAEQTVAAYRAAAAGR; this comes from the coding sequence ATGACCGCCGCCGACCGGGCCGGCGCGGACCGTCGACCGGCGGACCGCCTGCACGTCGCGATGACGGTCGAGCAGTGCTGGCAGCGGGTCCCGGGGGGCTCGGCCAGCTACATCGTCGCCCTGCTGGCCGCGCTCCAGCGGCGCGACGACGTCCGGACCACCGGGCTGTCCGCGTGGCACCGCACGCCGCCGCTGCCCGACCACACCCCGAGCGGTCCGGTGCGCTCGCTCGGCCTGCCGCGCTACCCGCTGTACCGGGCGTGGAACTGGCTCTCGGCGCCCCGGCCCGAGTGGGTCGTGCGCGACCTCGACGTCGTGCACGCCGCGACCTGGGCCATCCCGCCGACCGGCCGCCCACTCGTCGTCACGGTGCACGACGTCGCCTTCCTGCACGAGCCGGAGCACTTCACCCCGCGTGGGGTCCGCTTCTTCACCCGGGCGCTGGACCGCACGCGCGACGAGGCCGCCGCCGTGATCGTCCCCTCGCAGGCCACCGCGGACGACTGCATCGGCGCCGGGATCGACGCCGGCCGCGTGCACGTCGTGCCGCACGGCGCCCCGCGGTGGACGGTCGACGCGACCGAGATCGCCGCGCTCCGGGCGCGGCTGGACCTGCCCGAGCGCTTCGTGCTGTGGTGCGGCACCTTCGAGCCGCGCAAGAACCTCGCGGGCCTGTTGCAGGGTTTCGCGCTCGCCGCGCAGGCGGACCCGGAGCTGCACCTCGTCCTGGTCGGGCCGCCGGGCTGGGGCCAGACCGACCACGCCACCCACGTCGGCCCCTGGGCCGCCCGCGTGCACGAGGTGGGCTGGCTCGGTACGAACGACCTGCGGGTCGCGTACGCCGCCGCGACGGCGTTCTGCTTCCCGTCGACCCGGGAGGGCTTCGGCCTGCCCGTCCTGGAGGCGATGTCCGTCGGCACCCCCGTGGTCACCTCGCGTGGCACGTCGATGGCCGAGGTGGTGGGCGGGACGGGAGTCCTGGTGGCGCCGGAGGACCCGGCCGAGATCGCCGGCGGGATGCTGCGCGCCGTCGGACCGGAGCACGACGCCCTGGGCGCGGCGGGCCTGCGCAGGTCCGAGGACTTCACCTGGGACCGCGCCGCCGAGCAGACGGTGGCTGCGTACCGGGCCGCTGCGGCGGGCCGGTGA